The following proteins are encoded in a genomic region of Streptomyces gobiensis:
- a CDS encoding putative immunity protein, which produces MGTLLVTGDEIGRVVVTATRHVRTGRDRHDPDHPCEKPLVGLGDTNRAFVTAIVFGSGSSRTRHDVRVDTVTISEEDRRFLGLWAADCVERVLPLFEAKAPWDTRPREAVEGIRGFVREGKRTGRLRSVAWAAHAAAGEVGDRAAAAAARAACYAAATPYIHPLATPHQSKHALGPAVYQARARELAAGDDARAGDEEIRWAVEHAWPAVRGLVRRMPPRGPGRSRLDALYYQLDAALRR; this is translated from the coding sequence ATGGGCACGCTGCTTGTGACCGGCGATGAGATCGGCAGGGTGGTTGTCACCGCCACACGTCACGTCCGCACCGGGCGGGACCGGCACGACCCGGACCACCCCTGTGAGAAGCCACTCGTCGGTCTTGGTGACACCAACCGTGCCTTTGTGACAGCCATCGTGTTCGGGTCAGGGAGCTCCCGGACCCGGCATGATGTGCGGGTGGACACGGTGACCATAAGCGAAGAAGACCGCCGGTTTCTCGGACTGTGGGCTGCTGATTGCGTTGAGCGGGTGCTTCCGCTGTTTGAGGCGAAGGCTCCCTGGGACACCCGTCCTCGCGAGGCGGTCGAGGGTATCCGGGGCTTCGTGCGTGAGGGGAAGCGGACGGGGCGGCTGCGCTCTGTTGCCTGGGCGGCTCACGCAGCCGCAGGCGAAGTCGGCGACCGGGCTGCCGCAGCTGCTGCCCGTGCCGCGTGCTACGCGGCGGCGACCCCTTACATCCACCCATTGGCCACCCCTCACCAGTCGAAGCACGCCCTTGGACCTGCGGTTTACCAGGCGCGCGCTCGTGAGCTCGCGGCGGGCGATGACGCCAGGGCCGGTGATGAGGAGATCCGGTGGGCGGTCGAGCACGCCTGGCCGGCAGTTCGCGGGCTGGTACGGCGGATGCCGCCTCGTGGCCCTGGCCGTAGTCGGCTGGATGCGCTCTACTACCAGCTCGACGCAGCCCTTCGCCGCTGA